The DNA segment GGTTTTTTGTGGATTTCCCACTGACCACATCCATGTGCAGGTGGCACACATGGGTGACACGAAGACAAGCGTGAGACTGCAAACATCCCGTTGTAGCATCTCGAGCGCTGTCAAACCTTAATGCGATAAGAAAGATAAGATTATTCCACATATGACATGTTCATATGGCTGCAACACTCTGGAGATGACAAGTAGTCTAGAACTGTGGTAGTCTTAAAAACACATGCTTATCTTTGAGACACAGCAGTGTGATAAGCAGTTTGATGTTGTGGACACAACCCTGTTGTTTTTAACAAGGTGCCGCATGCAGTAATACAGCTCTGATGTTCTTGACGTTGTAGCCTGAGCACACGCTGAATGTCCAAAGCCGTCTTAAGGTGACACTTAATGACTTCTTCCTGCAAAAGACTTGGTTTTCATAAGACATTTAATTGACTGGCAATACTGAAGTGTACTGAGGGCCTGCAGTCACAGATGAGTGTGATTTTCTAGCTCTCTGTGGGCAGGAGACAGCCACCAATCAGACGCGGATCTGTGCATGTATATGCATGCGCATAAGTTAATGATTTAGGGTCTCTGTGGGATATAGAGACGGCACGTGGCAATGAGGGGTCAGCGGTGACAGACGCAGGCCAGCAGCTGTTAAAGaaagggaaggagggagggtgCAGAGGGGAGGAATAAAGGCAAGTATAAAAGGAGGAGTGGCAAGAGGAAGTGCTGGAGTGATGAATGGCTGGGCAGAGCTAGAGGGTGAAAAGGGTTGTGATGAAGGGTTTGGAGAGCAAAACGACAATGAGAAAAAGGCCAGTGggtggagagagggagagacggTATCAACTGAAAGGATCTGAAATATTTTGTCAGTCTTAGTTCAAACACATTAAGAAGGCAATTACAGAGGTGAAATGAGACCGTGCAGTCGTGCTGCATATGTTTGCAAACGTTCGTGTAATGGAAACAAGTGTTCACACATGTGATTGCCTGTGATGGTCAGGAGCAACCTCGGGGGATGAAGCTAAAATCCTGTAGTTCTCAAAAAAAACCGGTTAAGGCAGCTTCAGGTGAAAATGGCCGGCTCTTCAGCGAATGTGGGGAGGGGGATGTTATAACTGAcccttttaaaatgtattatcaCTTAAATTTGCACATTAATGAGAATGTGGctgctttaaatgaaaaatgggTGGAGACACGATAGTTATAGACGTTAGCTGTCTACTCCTGACTGTGGTGTTGGTGCCCCTTGGTGCATTTTAATGCAGTTAATTAACATAATACGGCTTACTGTGCAGCAAATTGTAGAAACAGAGCATCcaagaagtctttttttttttttttcgctgcatccatgtttgtgtgttggACCCAAAAGGTGTTTGATACACTTATTAGCCAagccagacagcttcagctggtAACTTAGCATTTCACCATCTTGCTCAAATACAGTCCAATACTAGCTCCTAAAACACAGAAGGCAACTGGTCACACGGGTTATgtctatcttttatatacagtcttttgttgttattattaaataaatccTTTTTGATAATTTTGTCTTGTTCTCACATGGAGATGATTAAAAGGAAAGAAGATCAAATATGGAATAAAAGTTGAAGCTTAATATGCCTTCATTTTTTATACATGCTAGTAGGAGGCCTTTTCATTACTAGCTTTCACCCATTCAAAGGACTTAATAGTGCCATATGTCAGGTTTAGATATTTAGCATCTGAAAaccacaataataaaaatacctTTTTTCTTGCTTGTTAACTGCAACACGTTTCTTATCTTGGGGCTCTTTAAAATAAAGTCTGTCGCTGTCAACTTAACCTTTATAAACTGTTAAACCTTTTTGACAAGAGACTCTTGATCacttaaatttattaaaaaaagtatAAGTCTCATTTCTTCTGCACAAAACTGTAATATTTTGTTATAGGTTAAAAAATGATCCAAACAAAGACTGTAAGTTTAATGAAATTtcacatgtttattttaaaatgaacaaaaaagcaGATCAAAAATTTCATTAGAGTTTAGGGGCTGCACAGGTTTGGAAAACAAGGGTAAATAGTAGGAGGGAGCACGAGAGACCGAGTAAGGTTGGGAGGAGGATTGGGGGAAGGTGTGGAGACTAAGGGTGTGGCGTAAAGAATAAGAGCTGGGTGAAGAGTAGGAAAGGGCACGAGAGAGTGGGTAAGGTAGGGAGGAGGCAGGGGGGTTGAGTTGGGGTGTAGGGACAGGGGGTAAAGGGCAAGAGTCGGAGGGAGTGAGAGGGATGGGAACCAGGCAGAGGTTTGGGTTTAGATCTTCAGTTGCTGTTTTATCTTCCATCTTCTCGTCACTTTTTCTCTCGAGGTTTCCTTCGATGTCCTCTTCTGTCTCCTgcttttcctccttttcttcctGCTTTTTCTCGTCCTTTCTTGGTTTGTCCATTCCCTCCTCTTCTCCCTCGTGGCTTTCCAGTTTTTCCTCATGGGAATTTGTTTCCAGGGTTTCTTCCTGGTGGTCAGCATTGGGTGCAAGCTCCTATGTAGACagagtaaaatgtattttactgAACTGTGACTCAGTCTGACAGAAGTTGTTAGGACCAAACATGACATTATGGTAAAGTGAAGTGATAGCGGAGACAGCTCACCTGAAGGACGTTCTTCCATGTGTCCAGATTTTCCTGTAATTTCTCAAACAGAAGCTTGTTCTTAATTTGGAGCTcctccacttttttttctcctctttcagACTCTTCTCGGTTGATTGCCACTTGCTGCTCCAGTGTTGTTCCCTGGTGTTTATCTCCATGTCTTTTATCGTCGATTCATGGAGGAGTTCTACCCAGGCTTTGGTTCGAGCTCTTCTTTTCTTCACACACCTTTGAAGCGCCTCATCCTTGAGTTTGAGCTCTTCTTGGAGGCTACTCACTTCCATTTTGTGAGCATCTTCAAGGACGGCAATCTTCTTCTTTAACGATGCATTTTCCTCCTTTGCAGTCTTCAACTCCTGAGTGGCAAAATGGAGTGCATCTTTTAATTCTTGCACCGTTTCACTTTCAGCAATCCTGTTAGCTTCCTGCTGCTGTTTCATATCAGCAGCGCTAGTCTGCACTGCCCAAGATGCCTGAATGATAAAAACATGCACAGAGTTCATAGTTAGAAAAATCAATCAAACAGTGTGATGTGTGGCATTAGAAAACTTTAAGGCGacacaacaaaaaagcaaaaactgagTCTTACAGatgttataaaaacacaaatgttcACAGAGTATTGTTAAAAGTGCTTACAAATGTTTaagtaataaaaatgaaagttaaACTCCAAAGTGTACTCTGCTTCCTGAAGATTATGAAAGCTTTAGACAAATTTTGAGCAGAGAATTCAAAAAAAGCTTTTGCTTGCTCAGATGAGAAAAGCTTACCAGATTTTCTGAGACAAATGTTGGGTCCATTTGGGCTCAGGAAACACTGAAGAGTCGCTGTTACACTTGTTTAGCTGTCGATATTTTTCCAAAGCGTTCGTCGAGTCACAGCAAATAGCGAGAGATGCTTGTAGGTTCAGGTTGGTGTTTGGAAATGAAATCTCCAGTTAAAACGCTGCAAACACTGTGTTTGGAGAATCCTGTTCAAAAATCATCAGGTGATCTTGACAGCACTACCCAGGTGTTACCATGGAGCCGATGTTGTTTTGGTCTCTGTGTTCTTGTTGTTACTGACTGAACTTGAAGCTATTTAGCTATTTACTGtgataaaaaattaaaactagTTTCAATCAGAAAGGGTCCTTTGGGTGTAGCAACCTTTTCACTTGATCCTCAGGGGACCCCTGAGGATTTCTGTCCTATACCTTTCATTAATTTCACCTCCAGCCTCACCTGAACTGTTTTGAGCCTTAAAATGTGCTGTGCAAAGATCTCTAATCCATGTTTTAATGGTGAATGGTAATTAAAGAACAGGGTGTAGGGGCTTATTGgtttaaagaaaggaaaagaagagcACACACATTCAAATTGAGACTGTGGTAAAGTTTCAGTATTTAAAAGCGGAGCAAGTAAAATACAGCTGTGTGAATATCTCATACTGGATAACCAAGAGAAATAGAGACAAATGTTTTACAAACAAATCTGGTTTTCAGATTCTGGGTTTCTCGGTTTGCTACCAGAATTTATATGAATAAAGAAATTTCTGCTCCATGTCCACGTCTTTAAACTAAGTAGCAATAATAGTAACAGCAGGAAAATATTGTGTTGTATGTTTTGCACTGTGAAGGATGAAGTACCATTaggtaaaaaagaaagagagagaaatgcagctttaattaagttacaaaagaacaaaacagtcAGGCTTGGACTTAGAAAGAGAGAAATGTATATGGTACAGGCTGGACAGTAAAGCTACCTGGCACTGATGGTGTAAAGTGAGGAGCCTGAAAGGGAGAAAACTGCATGAGTGCACTGCAAACTGAGATTGTGCCTCATTAAGTGAGCTTTCCTATAGTGAAACAGGACATGGTCCGGTTGTGTTTTAAtggagggaggaagagaaagagataTGGGAGGGAAATGAAAGCAGCAGATCACTGTCTGTCCCTCCTGCTGCCTCCATTTACCATCATTGATTGCGCAGCCAGTCTGTATTAACGCCTACCTGCTGTACTCAGATGGTCAGCACTGATGTGTGCAAGAGGGAAAAGGAACTGTgcaccgtttttttttttttttttttcacgcaGTATGACAGTTAAGTGTTGGTGAAGTTGTTACACTAGGGACGATAAATGTCCGCCTTCAAGGATGTATTCCTTCAAGATATAAAGACACAGTCATCCCTCAGACATGAGGACATTTTGCGGGTAATTGCACCTTAGGTTCAAGGATGGGAGGTTAGTTAAAGGATGGTGGAGACTACTCAATATTGATGGCAGGTTGTGTGAACTGGTACCAAGAACCTCCAGGAGAAATCAAAACAATCTCAGTTTATTACTTTAGGAGTTATATGGGAAAACTGATGTCAATCTCTCGTCTGTCTGTAAAATATAAAGCTATAGCCCGCACCCAGCAAATTTAGATTAATAGAGAGACTGGTGACAGAAGACAGACAGCATCCACCTACCTCTAAATCTCACTTATTCAGattatctttgttttgtttaattccCACAAAACcccaaataaaaataacttaTTGTGGTTTTTATAAGGATTATATGTGGGACTACATCCTCTTTGTGATTTGGATCCATATACAACAGCTGACTCTTATCTGTCCTCATCAGCACCCTTTTATTACCTTACTCCTGTCGCTTTTCAATCTGTACCCTTTTCTACTTATCTcccatatttatatatatatatatatatatatatatatatatatatatatatatatatatatatatatatatatatatatatatatatatatatatatatatatatatatattacccTGTCCATCCTCACCCGTCTCCCCTGAGGCTCACGTTTCAAAAccctttttctctcatttctccCACATTTGTCCCCCCTTCCATCCATCCGTCTCCCCCTCTCTGTTGATCCCTCCCCCCTGGCCGATGTGGACAGTTGGATGGCTTTGTGTTTGACACGTGTGTTGgtaggacacacacacaaatgcacggGCACACACACTTCCAGTTTCTATTGTCAATAAGATGCTCAGCTGTGAAGCCCCTAGCCCTAATTGTGTGGGGTAAGGACAGTGCCCTTATTGTCCTGCAGATTAGCGCAtacccacacccacccacacacacatgtgtCCTCAGACCCCATGGGGTCCCTTTAGAGTGGATGTGCCTTGAGGCAGAAAATCAGGGGCAATTTACGAAAAGGTCCAGTAGGGGATGGGGGATGTACCGCAGTCCTCAGCTTGAAGCTGTAATGTCAAACAGTTTCTTTGGTTTCTTATTTAGGATGACAGAAGTCAGTCTTGTGGTGTATTAATGGAAAAACAAGCAAGAATTTGTTTTAGTGAAGCGTACTGACAATTTACTCAGTGGCGTTGATGGATATGAGCCCTGAGATGCAGAAAATATAGAAAGCAGTTAACAGAAATCCTCCCACCCTGCACATTTCTCTTTGTAGCAGGATAAACATTAAAGTGATCAGGGCAATTCATTTCCTTGGTTTAGACACAATTACTTAAGCAATAAAATCTCTATAtagtataataaaataaaagaaagattgTGTGTTTAACACCTAATGTTACTTTATCGCTCCTTCTTGGATTTTGCATACAGTATGTTATTGCTGTCATGCTGGACAAATGCAATCAATTTTTGTGATCACTGGTTTGAAGCAAAGCCTCCCAAAACTAAAACCCGGAAAAGCCTCTTAGCCACGAGAATTAGGGGGCTGAGTTTGGgggtttgtattttaaatgcaaattaGAAGTacataaattaaataaacaagaaaatatACCTTCACCTTGTGATTTGACGCACTGTGTTTACAGCTGATCCTAGACTATGATGACAAAACACAAAGGATTGCAGAAATTAAGCAACCAGGAGTTCCACTTTATTTCATGTGAGTATgtctaaaaataaacacagggaAATTCCAAAGTCAGATACACTTTcatcaaaaaaccaaaacaaaaaagctttcTGTGGAAATGGAATCTCAGATTCTTTCCCAGATTTCTGACCTTCCTTTCTCACTCCTTCCTTGTTAGCCTACAGTGAGTGCTTACATTCAAAACCACTGACCTTCGGTGGATGGTATTTAGAATAGTGGCAAGTCAGTTAAGACGCTGGTTTGAGTAGATGCAGATGTATGAACACTGCTTGTGTAGGGCAAAGGTAATGTTTGTGACCCATTCAGGTGATCCATAGCCCCCAGTGTGTTTATACACATCTGtacatttcctcttttccacCTCCAGCCTGAATGAAGCCAGTTAACTGGCTCTgacataagtgtgtgtgtgtgtctttgtgtagtAGTTCTCAGCACTCTGAGCCATGTTCATGTTAACATTTTAAAGCCTTTTTAAGCATAAGCAAGTTACACAGTGACAGCGCAAActggaaaaggaaaatgttcaccttcaaaataaaagtctttaaaaatAGGTTGCAGTGGTAAGGCActacatttttaaagcaaacattCTCTGTTTTTGATTTGTCACACTTTTTGACTTTCACTAAAGTTCTGCGAGTAGTTTGCAGGTTTTTGCCGACCAGTCGCCATCTTCCATGCAAAACACAAGTGACCAATTCAGACTTTTAGCGCTGAAACCAGTCAccagaatatttttaatgtaGCACCAAAAAGCAGTCAGTTTCACCGCCAGGAACCA comes from the Oreochromis aureus strain Israel breed Guangdong linkage group 18, ZZ_aureus, whole genome shotgun sequence genome and includes:
- the LOC120434547 gene encoding golgin subfamily A member 6-like protein 2, which produces MDPTFVSENLASWAVQTSAADMKQQQEANRIAESETVQELKDALHFATQELKTAKEENASLKKKIAVLEDAHKMEVSSLQEELKLKDEALQRCVKKRRARTKAWVELLHESTIKDMEINTREQHWSSKWQSTEKSLKEEKKKWRSSKLRTSFCLRNYRKIWTHGRTSFRSLHPMLTTRKKPWKQIPMRKNWKATREKRREWTNQERTRKSRKKRRKSRRQKRTSKETSREKVTRRWKIKQQLKI